Proteins co-encoded in one Cytobacillus sp. NJ13 genomic window:
- a CDS encoding NADPH-dependent FMN reductase, producing MKLTIINGSPRLKGRTGIASRYIARKYNAELIDLSLGEIPLYNGTEDQYQLPAVKKLRQQIADSDGVILASPEYHSAMSGALKNALDFLGSEQFAHKPVGLLVVAGGGKGGINALNNLRIAGRGVYANVIPKQLVLDPHCFDYENDGLYEEPAQLVEGLMKELQVYMKAYGQIKQELK from the coding sequence ATGAAGCTTACAATTATTAATGGAAGCCCGCGATTGAAGGGAAGAACGGGAATAGCCTCTCGTTATATTGCAAGGAAATATAATGCTGAACTGATCGATTTAAGTCTTGGAGAAATTCCTTTATATAATGGAACAGAAGATCAATATCAGCTGCCTGCCGTTAAAAAGCTGCGTCAGCAAATTGCAGACTCTGATGGGGTCATTCTTGCTTCCCCTGAGTACCACAGTGCCATGAGCGGAGCTCTAAAAAATGCGCTGGATTTTCTCGGAAGTGAGCAATTTGCCCATAAGCCAGTTGGCTTACTGGTTGTGGCAGGAGGCGGAAAAGGCGGCATCAATGCCCTGAATAATTTAAGAATTGCCGGCAGAGGTGTATATGCCAATGTCATTCCTAAACAGCTGGTCCTGGATCCGCATTGTTTTGATTATGAAAATGATGGCCTTTATGAGGAACCTGCCCAGCTTGTTGAGGGGTTAATGAAAGAACTTCAGGTATATATGAAGGCATATGGTCAAATTAAGCAGGAATTAAAATAA
- a CDS encoding response regulator transcription factor, translating to MAIKVLIADDHHVVRRGLVFFLKTQSEIEIIGEAKNGREAVEMMQTNQPDVVLMDLDMPVMNGIEATRQIKASCPEVKIMILTSFSDQDHVIPAIEAGASGYQLKDIEPDILVQAIIQLMKGENQLHPKATSHLLTHLTNKNSTERQPLEELTKRELEVLREIAKGKSNKEIASSLYITEKTVKTHVSNLLSKLDLADRTQAALYAVRHGIAEED from the coding sequence ATGGCCATCAAGGTTTTAATAGCGGACGATCATCATGTTGTAAGAAGGGGTCTTGTATTTTTTCTCAAAACACAGTCGGAAATAGAAATCATCGGAGAAGCAAAAAATGGCCGTGAAGCTGTTGAGATGATGCAAACGAACCAGCCTGATGTGGTATTAATGGACTTGGATATGCCTGTTATGAATGGTATTGAAGCCACAAGGCAAATTAAAGCGAGCTGCCCTGAAGTGAAGATCATGATACTCACAAGTTTTTCAGATCAGGATCATGTGATTCCGGCAATTGAGGCGGGGGCCTCAGGATATCAACTGAAGGACATTGAGCCGGATATTCTTGTTCAGGCAATTATCCAGCTGATGAAAGGGGAAAACCAGCTGCATCCAAAAGCGACCTCCCATCTGCTCACACATTTAACGAATAAAAACAGTACTGAAAGACAGCCGCTGGAAGAACTGACAAAGAGAGAGCTGGAGGTTCTGCGGGAGATTGCAAAAGGGAAAAGCAATAAAGAAATTGCTTCATCCCTTTATATAACAGAGAAAACAGTCAAAACCCATGTTTCCAACCTGCTGTCCAAATTGGATCTCGCAGACAGGACACAGGCAGCACTTTATGCAGTGCGTCATGGTATTGCAGAGGAAGACTAA
- a CDS encoding GAF domain-containing sensor histidine kinase → MLGEKRQSEIRILKEIAEILNEGTEIDSLLKEVLQKLLHITGLETGWVFLIDSQGEFRLAAEEKLPPALSADNCRPMCKGDCWCLDRYNDGRLNKASNIIECKRIEDAIAEQRKDTKGLTHHASVPLRAGEEKFGILNIGSPDKTHFSPEELALLESVAFQIGTAIKRIKLTQLEQETALAAERNRLARDLHDSVNQLLFSLSLTARGGAEMTDNPEIKETFSYMQDLAQEALSEMRALIWQLKPRGLENGIVCAMQTYSQMLGLTLNSRVKGVICLPGKVEETLWRIGQEALANCKKHSGGSTADLALTVDEKTVAMVISDCGRGFHYRENDIPSLGLKSMKKRTEALNGSFKLKTEPNKGTNIEIIIPLEKGGK, encoded by the coding sequence GTGTTAGGGGAAAAAAGGCAATCTGAAATCAGAATTTTAAAAGAAATAGCAGAAATATTGAATGAAGGAACGGAAATTGATTCCCTTCTAAAGGAGGTTCTGCAGAAATTGCTTCATATTACCGGTCTTGAAACGGGATGGGTATTTCTAATCGATAGCCAAGGGGAGTTTCGCCTGGCAGCAGAAGAGAAACTGCCCCCTGCCCTTTCCGCGGATAACTGCAGACCGATGTGCAAGGGAGACTGCTGGTGTCTTGACCGCTATAATGACGGCAGATTAAATAAAGCTTCGAACATTATTGAATGCAAAAGGATAGAAGATGCCATTGCCGAGCAAAGAAAGGATACCAAGGGGCTTACCCATCATGCCTCCGTACCGCTGAGAGCAGGGGAAGAAAAGTTCGGGATACTTAATATTGGCTCACCTGATAAAACCCATTTTTCACCTGAAGAATTGGCTTTACTGGAATCAGTGGCTTTTCAAATCGGAACGGCTATAAAACGAATCAAGCTGACACAGCTGGAACAGGAGACGGCTCTTGCTGCGGAAAGAAACAGGCTGGCAAGGGACCTGCATGATTCAGTCAACCAGCTTTTGTTCTCCTTAAGCTTAACGGCGAGAGGAGGGGCTGAAATGACTGATAATCCTGAAATTAAAGAGACCTTTTCCTACATGCAGGATCTCGCACAGGAAGCTTTAAGCGAGATGAGGGCACTTATCTGGCAGCTGAAACCCCGCGGGCTGGAAAATGGGATTGTATGTGCTATGCAGACCTACAGCCAAATGCTTGGGCTGACGCTCAATTCAAGAGTAAAAGGTGTGATCTGTCTGCCCGGAAAAGTTGAAGAGACACTTTGGAGAATTGGCCAGGAAGCACTGGCAAATTGCAAAAAACACTCTGGTGGATCAACAGCAGATTTAGCACTGACAGTGGATGAAAAAACAGTTGCAATGGTGATTTCCGATTGCGGCAGAGGGTTTCATTATCGTGAAAACGATATCCCTTCACTCGGCCTCAAAAGCATGAAGAAAAGGACGGAAGCACTGAACGGTTCATTTAAATTAAAAACAGAGCCAAACAAAGGAACGAATATTGAAATTATCATTCCTTTGGAAAAGGGAGGGAAATAG
- a CDS encoding phospho-sugar mutase translates to MEWKTAADRWVNHENLDSELLEQLKRLQGNEKLLEEAFYKGLEFGTGGMRGEIGPGTNRMNIYTVRKASAGLAAYIEEKGLDAKNRGVAIAYDSRHMSPEFAMEAAKTLASRGIQTYVFDELRPTPELSFAVRYLHAYAGIVVTASHNPPEYNGYKVYGSDGAQLTPAEADIVIRKVNEIENELIIEVMDEDSLKEKGLITMIGTTVDQAYQKQLLTISENPDAANETDVHVVFTPLHGTANKPVREALAALGYEHVHVVKEQELPDPEFSTVKSPNPEEKIAFELAMRDGRETNADILIATDPDADRLGIAAKNKDGDYVLLTGNQTGALLLHYILSQKKEKNTLPDNGIMLKTIVTSEFGRRVASSFGVETIDVLTGFKFIAEKIKEYEETGEYSFLFGYEESYGYLIGDFARDKDAIQAALLAAEMAAFYKKRDMSLYDALLSLFDEYGYFLEGLKSMTLKGIEGAEKIQQTLASFRANPIKDLQGMKVQAVEDYLTGIRTEADGMEKVIELPKSNVIKYFFEDGTWICLRPSGTEPKIKFYFGISASSLASSKEKLESVQKEFMQIVEERMGSSVKK, encoded by the coding sequence ATGGAATGGAAGACAGCGGCAGATCGATGGGTAAACCATGAGAATTTGGACAGTGAATTACTGGAACAGCTAAAACGTCTGCAGGGAAATGAAAAGCTCCTTGAAGAAGCGTTTTATAAGGGGCTGGAATTTGGAACAGGCGGTATGCGCGGGGAAATAGGACCGGGAACAAACCGCATGAATATATATACAGTCCGCAAGGCATCTGCGGGGCTTGCCGCATACATAGAAGAAAAAGGATTGGATGCAAAGAACAGAGGGGTGGCAATTGCATATGATTCACGCCACATGTCCCCGGAATTTGCAATGGAAGCGGCTAAAACACTTGCCAGCAGGGGCATTCAGACATATGTATTTGACGAACTCCGCCCAACACCTGAACTTTCATTCGCAGTACGTTACCTGCATGCGTATGCAGGGATAGTCGTGACAGCAAGCCATAATCCTCCGGAATACAATGGCTATAAGGTGTATGGATCGGACGGTGCTCAGCTGACTCCTGCTGAAGCTGATATTGTTATCCGCAAAGTAAATGAAATAGAAAACGAATTGATTATTGAAGTGATGGACGAGGACAGTTTAAAGGAAAAAGGCCTAATCACAATGATTGGAACTACAGTTGATCAGGCCTATCAGAAGCAGCTCCTTACCATTTCGGAGAACCCTGATGCGGCAAATGAAACGGATGTTCATGTAGTTTTTACACCTCTGCACGGTACAGCCAACAAGCCAGTTAGAGAGGCTTTGGCCGCTTTGGGCTATGAACATGTGCATGTAGTGAAGGAACAGGAGCTCCCTGATCCTGAGTTTTCAACAGTAAAGAGTCCTAATCCAGAGGAAAAAATTGCATTTGAGCTGGCCATGAGAGATGGAAGAGAAACAAATGCAGATATATTAATTGCTACAGACCCAGACGCTGATCGTCTTGGCATCGCTGCAAAAAACAAAGATGGTGACTATGTTCTTTTGACAGGAAATCAGACAGGTGCGCTGCTGCTTCACTACATACTTTCTCAGAAGAAAGAGAAGAATACACTGCCTGACAATGGCATCATGTTAAAAACGATCGTTACATCTGAATTTGGACGCAGGGTTGCATCATCTTTTGGCGTAGAAACCATCGATGTTTTAACAGGCTTTAAGTTTATTGCAGAAAAAATCAAGGAATACGAGGAGACTGGTGAATACAGCTTCCTGTTTGGGTATGAGGAAAGCTATGGCTATCTTATCGGCGACTTTGCAAGGGATAAAGATGCTATCCAAGCGGCATTGCTTGCTGCGGAAATGGCTGCTTTTTATAAAAAGAGAGACATGTCCCTTTATGATGCATTGCTCAGCTTATTTGACGAATATGGTTATTTCCTTGAAGGGTTAAAATCAATGACTCTAAAAGGAATTGAAGGAGCAGAAAAAATCCAGCAGACCCTGGCATCCTTCCGTGCCAATCCAATAAAGGACCTTCAAGGAATGAAGGTCCAGGCTGTTGAAGACTACTTAACAGGAATCAGAACTGAAGCAGATGGAATGGAGAAAGTAATTGAACTGCCGAAGTCTAATGTTATTAAGTATTTCTTCGAAGATGGGACCTGGATCTGCCTAAGGCCATCTGGCACAGAACCGAAAATTAAATTCTACTTTGGAATCAGTGCCTCTTCATTAGCCAGCAGCAAGGAAAAACTGGAATCTGTCCAAAAAGAATTTATGCAGATCGTAGAAGAAAGAATGGGCAGTTCAGTAAAAAAATAG
- a CDS encoding GNAT family N-acetyltransferase yields MIIRNTRHSDIDHIIALQELCFPGMIPWKKDQLESHLDIFPEGQFVAEYDGEIIGSCSSLIINFDEYDDRHSWDDVTDKGYITNHNPEGYNLYGIEVMVHPDYRRMKIGHRLYEERKELVRSLNLKSIIIGGRIPNYHKYAKEMNPREYVNEVSLHKIYDPVLSFQLLNGFILMRINPNYLPDDVQSNKYATLMEWNNVDYRPMTKRFYKTSYPVRICVVQYLMRQIKSFDEFAHQVEYFTDVASDSGSDFAVFPELFTAQLMSFLDERSPSLAVRKLTEYTEQYIELFTDLAVRYNINIIGGSHFVKEDDDEIYNIAYLFRRDGTIEKQYKLHITPNERKWWGISRGDEVKVFDTDCGKIAIQICYDIEFPELARIATDKGAKIIFTPFCTEDRQGYLRVRYCAQARAVENQIYTVISGTVGNLPQTENMDIQYAQSAIFAPSDFEFARDGIVGETNPNIEMVLIGDVDLEILRRQRQDGTVRQLKDRRHDIYSIKYKK; encoded by the coding sequence ATGATTATCAGAAATACACGGCATTCAGATATAGATCATATCATCGCCCTGCAGGAGCTCTGTTTCCCCGGCATGATACCATGGAAGAAGGATCAGCTTGAAAGCCATCTGGATATTTTCCCCGAAGGCCAGTTTGTTGCAGAATATGATGGGGAAATCATTGGTTCGTGCTCAAGCCTTATTATTAATTTTGATGAATATGATGATCGTCATTCCTGGGATGATGTAACAGATAAAGGATACATAACAAACCATAATCCGGAAGGCTATAACCTTTATGGAATAGAAGTAATGGTTCATCCGGATTACCGCAGAATGAAAATTGGCCACCGCCTTTATGAGGAGAGAAAAGAGCTTGTCAGATCTTTAAACTTAAAAAGTATCATCATAGGGGGGCGAATTCCAAATTATCATAAATACGCCAAAGAAATGAACCCGCGTGAGTATGTGAACGAGGTCTCACTTCATAAAATCTATGACCCGGTTTTATCCTTTCAGCTCCTAAATGGCTTTATCCTGATGAGGATTAACCCGAACTATTTGCCTGATGATGTGCAGTCTAATAAATATGCAACGCTGATGGAATGGAATAATGTTGATTACAGGCCAATGACCAAGCGCTTTTACAAAACAAGTTACCCGGTCCGTATATGCGTGGTGCAATATTTAATGCGGCAGATTAAATCCTTCGATGAATTTGCCCATCAGGTGGAATATTTTACAGATGTTGCTTCTGATTCCGGTTCTGACTTTGCAGTATTTCCCGAGTTATTTACCGCTCAGCTAATGTCCTTTCTGGACGAACGGTCACCGAGCCTTGCGGTCAGGAAGCTGACGGAATACACTGAGCAATATATCGAGTTGTTTACGGATTTGGCAGTCAGGTATAATATCAATATAATTGGCGGCTCTCATTTTGTTAAAGAAGATGATGATGAGATTTATAATATCGCTTATCTTTTCCGCCGCGATGGAACGATTGAAAAGCAGTATAAGCTCCACATTACGCCAAATGAGCGCAAATGGTGGGGGATCAGCCGCGGGGACGAAGTAAAAGTATTTGATACGGATTGCGGAAAAATAGCCATCCAAATTTGCTATGACATCGAATTTCCTGAGCTGGCTAGAATTGCGACTGATAAAGGTGCAAAAATTATATTTACACCTTTCTGTACTGAAGATCGCCAAGGATATTTGCGGGTACGCTATTGTGCTCAGGCGCGCGCTGTTGAAAATCAGATATACACGGTTATTTCAGGAACGGTGGGCAATCTTCCGCAAACTGAGAATATGGATATTCAATATGCACAGTCTGCCATATTTGCACCATCTGATTTTGAGTTTGCAAGGGATGGCATTGTGGGAGAGACCAATCCAAATATTGAAATGGTCCTGATCGGTGATGTTGATCTGGAAATTCTCCGCCGGCAAAGACAGGATGGCACGGTGCGCCAGCTAAAAGACCGCAGGCATGATATTTACAGCATTAAATATAAGAAGTAA
- a CDS encoding disulfide oxidoreductase yields MEKRQTDRRENLLFIAWAASILAMFGSLYFSEIRQYEPCELCWYQRIIMYPFAVILGLAVVKKDYRISLYTMVLSAVGAGISIYHYSIQKISFMADHAASCGRVPCTGQYINWLGFITIPFLALTAFIIIFICSYLVWKKTKEVAE; encoded by the coding sequence ATGGAGAAAAGACAAACAGACCGGCGGGAGAATTTGCTGTTTATTGCCTGGGCAGCATCGATTCTGGCCATGTTCGGCAGCCTTTATTTTTCGGAAATCAGGCAATATGAGCCTTGCGAGCTTTGCTGGTATCAAAGGATTATCATGTACCCATTTGCTGTCATATTAGGCTTGGCTGTTGTTAAGAAAGATTATCGCATCAGCCTTTATACGATGGTGTTATCTGCAGTTGGAGCAGGAATTTCTATCTACCACTACTCCATTCAGAAAATTTCATTTATGGCTGACCATGCAGCATCATGCGGGAGAGTTCCCTGTACAGGGCAATATATTAATTGGCTTGGATTCATCACGATTCCGTTTTTAGCATTGACAGCTTTTATAATTATTTTTATTTGCAGTTATCTTGTCTGGAAGAAAACCAAGGAGGTAGCAGAATAA
- a CDS encoding thioredoxin family protein: MKKVIIFLAIIVALFAAVGILTKMQNEEKVSGNNPYEKDSLHPETVKQLEDPNYQNLILPEELDKKLNENEDATVYFYSPTCPHCQRTTPIVSPLTEDMGIDLVQFNLLEFEDGWDNYGIKETPTIVQFKDGKEVNRITGYQEKEVFEQWFNENSK, encoded by the coding sequence ATGAAAAAGGTCATTATTTTTCTTGCAATTATCGTTGCGTTATTCGCGGCGGTTGGAATCTTAACTAAAATGCAAAATGAAGAAAAAGTTTCTGGGAATAATCCATATGAAAAGGATTCACTTCATCCTGAAACAGTCAAACAGCTTGAAGACCCAAATTATCAAAATCTGATTCTTCCTGAAGAATTGGACAAAAAGTTAAATGAAAATGAAGATGCAACTGTGTATTTTTATAGCCCGACATGCCCTCATTGTCAGAGGACAACTCCTATTGTGTCTCCGCTTACAGAAGATATGGGAATTGATCTGGTTCAATTCAACCTGCTTGAATTTGAAGACGGCTGGGACAATTACGGAATTAAGGAGACTCCAACAATTGTTCAATTTAAAGACGGCAAAGAGGTTAACAGAATTACTGGTTACCAGGAAAAAGAAGTCTTTGAACAATGGTTTAATGAGAATTCGAAATAA
- a CDS encoding YhcU family protein: MKVVFASTPDQEQKIQELIRKFYSNVLPLYFTDDDIREFEQQKILHTSTRHFEYFGTLKEAYQVIAGLQTLMAILESRQMNDKYEMIFVKNVQILQEFGLSFPFDYSHFCGERMPRNNLFSVYAKAANEMLV, encoded by the coding sequence GTGAAAGTTGTATTTGCATCAACTCCTGATCAGGAACAAAAAATTCAAGAATTAATTAGAAAATTCTATTCAAATGTGTTACCTCTTTATTTCACAGATGATGACATAAGAGAATTTGAACAGCAGAAGATTTTACATACTTCTACACGGCACTTTGAATACTTCGGAACATTAAAGGAGGCTTACCAGGTTATAGCAGGACTGCAGACGCTAATGGCTATTCTGGAATCCCGGCAGATGAATGACAAATATGAAATGATTTTCGTCAAAAATGTTCAAATACTTCAAGAATTCGGTTTGTCATTCCCATTCGACTACAGTCATTTTTGCGGAGAAAGGATGCCGCGGAATAATCTGTTCAGTGTCTACGCCAAAGCCGCAAATGAAATGCTCGTATAA
- a CDS encoding RluA family pseudouridine synthase, producing the protein MVKIQRFGEWCEIEVPVSWEGYSVEYIVRILWGAPKKQTHNMRMNKQVLTNDDPANWTKPLHAGDKLKFHFFKEEDLGLIPSYYDIEVLFEDDHLLVLNKPAGMDTHPNSPEQTNTLANAAAFHMQMQGECRSIKHIHRLDRDTTGAILFAKHALSGAILDKELEVRTIKRTYLALVHGRIPEIKGTISEQIGRDRHHPTRRRVSPSGQPAVTNYELIEYFPKLNLSLIKCRLDTGRTHQIRVHLSHIGHPLAGDILYGGKPAFQRQALHAVKLEIPHPFLEETIVCHAPFLDEPEIFKGIDPYSF; encoded by the coding sequence ATGGTAAAAATACAAAGGTTTGGCGAATGGTGTGAAATAGAGGTGCCGGTTAGCTGGGAAGGATATTCCGTCGAATATATAGTCCGGATATTATGGGGAGCACCAAAAAAGCAGACACACAACATGAGGATGAACAAGCAGGTATTAACCAATGATGATCCAGCCAATTGGACAAAGCCTCTGCATGCAGGGGATAAATTAAAATTCCATTTCTTCAAGGAGGAAGATTTGGGCCTTATACCCTCTTATTATGACATCGAAGTACTCTTTGAAGATGATCATTTACTTGTTTTGAATAAGCCTGCAGGCATGGACACGCATCCTAATTCTCCAGAGCAAACTAATACTTTAGCAAACGCTGCAGCCTTTCATATGCAGATGCAGGGCGAATGCAGAAGCATAAAACATATACATCGCCTGGATCGGGATACAACCGGTGCCATTTTGTTTGCGAAACATGCATTGTCAGGAGCAATCCTGGATAAAGAACTGGAAGTAAGAACAATTAAACGCACATATTTAGCATTGGTTCATGGCAGGATTCCGGAGATCAAAGGAACCATCAGCGAACAAATTGGGCGGGACAGGCATCATCCAACCAGAAGAAGAGTATCCCCCAGCGGCCAGCCTGCTGTCACGAACTATGAACTAATTGAGTACTTTCCTAAGCTAAATCTTTCACTTATTAAATGCCGTCTGGATACAGGCAGAACACATCAGATTCGTGTTCATCTCAGCCATATCGGTCATCCTCTTGCAGGGGATATTTTATATGGCGGGAAACCTGCTTTTCAACGGCAGGCACTGCACGCCGTAAAACTTGAGATTCCACACCCATTCTTAGAGGAAACCATAGTCTGTCATGCGCCTTTTTTAGATGAACCTGAGATTTTTAAGGGAATCGATCCGTATTCCTT